The Bacillus sp. Marseille-Q1617 genome has a segment encoding these proteins:
- a CDS encoding CtsR family transcriptional regulator, which translates to MRNISDIIESYLKNVLELSESEIVEIKRSEIADKFQCVPSQINYVINTRFTIERGYVVESKRGGGGYIRIMRVKAHDQVHLIDQLVSLVTKAISQSTAADIIFRLVEEDIISEREAKIMLSVMDRSVIMVDLPERDVLRGRMLKAMLDSLKYE; encoded by the coding sequence ATGAGGAACATTTCCGACATCATTGAGAGTTATTTGAAGAATGTTTTGGAACTGAGTGAGAGTGAAATAGTAGAGATAAAAAGAAGCGAAATCGCAGATAAGTTTCAATGTGTTCCTTCTCAAATTAATTATGTGATCAATACCCGTTTCACGATTGAAAGAGGGTATGTGGTTGAAAGTAAGCGTGGCGGCGGGGGTTATATCCGGATTATGAGGGTGAAAGCCCATGACCAGGTCCATCTTATAGATCAGCTTGTATCGCTGGTGACGAAAGCGATCAGTCAAAGTACAGCTGCAGATATTATTTTCAGATTAGTGGAAGAAGATATTATCTCTGAACGGGAAGCCAAGATCATGCTGAGCGTCATGGATCGTTCGGTGATCATGGTTGATCTGCCCGAACGGGATGTGCTTCGGGGAAGAATGTTAAAGGCTATGCTGGATAGCTTGAAGTATGAGTAA
- a CDS encoding UvrB/UvrC motif-containing protein, giving the protein MICQECNERPATLHFTKVVNGEKTEVHLCEHCAQDKGDKFMFDSSPGFSVNNLLAGLLNISPAFKQAKTSEVPQQEVLQCEKCKMTFQQFINVGRFGCSHCYETFKSQLDPILKRVHSGNVEHHGKVPERMGGAIHLKKRILQLRTDLQNSIENEEFEHAAQIRDEIRSLEKEVKKEGGDAG; this is encoded by the coding sequence ATGATTTGTCAAGAGTGTAATGAGAGACCTGCCACTCTTCATTTCACGAAGGTAGTGAATGGGGAGAAAACAGAAGTGCATTTGTGTGAACATTGCGCCCAGGATAAGGGAGATAAATTTATGTTTGATTCTTCACCTGGATTTTCTGTAAATAATTTATTGGCAGGTCTTCTTAATATATCTCCTGCATTCAAGCAGGCGAAAACTTCAGAAGTTCCTCAGCAAGAGGTTTTGCAATGTGAAAAATGCAAGATGACTTTTCAGCAGTTCATCAATGTGGGACGTTTTGGATGTTCTCATTGCTATGAGACGTTTAAGTCACAACTGGATCCGATATTAAAACGAGTGCACAGCGGCAATGTCGAGCATCATGGAAAAGTGCCTGAACGAATGGGCGGAGCGATCCACCTAAAGAAAAGAATTCTTCAATTGAGGACAGATTTGCAGAACTCGATCGAAAATGAAGAGTTTGAGCATGCAGCCCAAATCAGAGATGAGATCCGTTCCCTGGAGAAAGAGGTTAAGAAAGAGGGGGGAGATGCTGGATGA
- a CDS encoding protein arginine kinase gives MSLEKFLSNAVSSWMNEEGPNSDIVLSSRVRLARNFTDFRYSTLYSAEEAKEIVERVRDKVPLYPKDLGELEFLATNEIQPLQKRVLMEKHLISPNLAENENDGAVLLSHEEDVSIMINEEDHIRIQCLYPGLQLKEALNRANEIDDWFESEFNYAFDEKHGYLTTCPTNVGTGLRASVMMHLPGLVLTQQLNRIIPAINQLGLVVRGIYGEGSEALGNIFQISNQITLGKSEEDIVEDLLSVVKQIIEKEESARQALVKTSNIQLEDRVFRSLGVLEHSRIIESKEAAKCLSDVRLGIDLGYIKNISKNILNELMILTQPGFLQQYSGGPLKPNERDVRRSSLIRERIKLDKDACEEEE, from the coding sequence ATGAGTCTTGAGAAATTTTTGAGTAATGCTGTCAGCTCCTGGATGAATGAGGAAGGGCCGAACTCGGATATCGTACTTAGCTCCCGGGTGCGGCTGGCCCGTAATTTTACCGATTTCAGATACTCCACTCTTTATTCTGCGGAAGAAGCAAAAGAAATCGTCGAAAGGGTAAGGGATAAGGTGCCTCTATATCCAAAAGATTTAGGTGAATTGGAATTTCTGGCTACGAATGAGATTCAACCTCTTCAAAAAAGGGTATTGATGGAGAAACACCTGATCAGTCCTAATTTAGCTGAGAATGAGAATGATGGTGCAGTGCTTTTATCACATGAAGAAGATGTCAGCATCATGATAAACGAAGAAGATCATATTCGAATACAGTGCTTATACCCGGGTCTTCAGCTGAAGGAAGCGTTGAACCGGGCCAATGAAATTGATGATTGGTTTGAGAGTGAATTTAATTATGCGTTTGATGAGAAACATGGATACTTAACGACATGCCCCACCAATGTTGGAACTGGACTAAGGGCATCTGTCATGATGCACCTTCCCGGTCTTGTGCTGACACAACAGCTGAACCGTATCATACCCGCAATCAATCAGCTTGGTCTGGTGGTAAGGGGGATTTACGGAGAAGGCAGTGAAGCGCTGGGAAATATTTTTCAAATATCGAATCAGATCACTTTAGGTAAATCTGAAGAGGATATTGTGGAAGATTTATTGAGCGTCGTAAAGCAGATCATCGAAAAAGAAGAGTCTGCCAGGCAAGCATTAGTCAAGACATCAAACATACAATTAGAAGACAGAGTGTTCCGCTCGCTGGGAGTACTTGAACACAGCCGCATCATCGAGTCCAAGGAAGCAGCTAAATGTTTATCGGACGTAAGGCTTGGAATCGATTTAGGATACATCAAAAACATATCCAAGAATATATTGAATGAACTAATGATTTTGACTCAGCCCGGGTTTCTGCAGCAATACTCGGGAGGACCGCTTAAACCGAATGAAAGAGATGTAAGAAGGTCTTCTTTGATACGAGAGCGAATTAAACTAGATAAAGACGCATGTGAGGAGGAAGAATAA
- the clpC gene encoding ATP-dependent protease ATP-binding subunit ClpC, protein MMFGRFTERAQKVLALAQEEAIRLAHSNIGTEHILLGLVREGEGIAAKALTALGLSPEKIQKEVEGLIGKGTEKSQTIHYTPRAKKVIELSMDEARKLGHSYVGTEHILLGLIREGEGVAARVLGNLGVSLNKARQQVLQLLGSNDSNNHQGGGNANANTPTLDSLARDLTAIAREGSLDPVIGRSKEIQRVIEVLSRRTKNNPVLIGEPGVGKTAIAEGLAQQIIANEVPEILRDKRVMTLDMGTVVAGTKYRGEFEDRLKKVMDEIRQAGNIILFIDELHTLIGAGGAEGAIDASNILKPSLARGELQCIGATTLDEYRKYIEKDAALERRFQPIQVNEPTAEESIQILKGLRDRYEAHHRVSITDEAIDAAVKLSDRYISDRFLPDKAIDLIDEAGSKVRLRSYTTPPNLKELESRLEEIRKEKDAAVQSQEFEKAASLRDTEQKLREELEETKNTWKEKQGQENTEVTVEDIATVVSNWTGVPVSKLAQTETDRLLKLEEILHSRVIGQSEAVVAVSKAVRRARAGLKDPKRPIGSFIFLGPTGVGKTELARALAESMFGDEEAMIRIDMSEYMEKHSTSRLVGSPPGYVGYDEGGQLTEKVRRKPYSVILLDEIEKAHPDVFNILLQVLEDGRLTDSKGRTVDFRNTVLIMTSNVGAQSLKSNKYVGFNIQDGKQDYKDMKGKVMEELKRAFRPEFLNRIDEIIVFHSLEKDHLKEIVTLMSDQLTKRLKEQDIHIELSSAAKEKIADEGFDPEYGARPLRRAIQKHVEDKLSEELLRGKVLTGQSIVIDVEDKEFVVKVKEEANSTT, encoded by the coding sequence ATGATGTTTGGTCGATTTACAGAAAGAGCACAGAAGGTATTGGCATTGGCCCAGGAAGAAGCAATCCGCTTAGCGCACAGTAATATTGGCACTGAACATATTTTATTGGGACTTGTCCGTGAAGGTGAAGGTATTGCGGCCAAGGCATTGACTGCACTCGGACTCAGCCCGGAAAAGATCCAGAAGGAAGTAGAAGGGCTGATCGGTAAGGGTACAGAGAAATCCCAAACCATTCATTATACACCGAGAGCGAAGAAGGTCATCGAACTGTCGATGGATGAAGCTCGTAAGCTCGGACACTCATATGTGGGCACTGAACATATTTTACTTGGTTTGATCCGTGAAGGTGAAGGCGTGGCTGCAAGAGTACTTGGAAACCTCGGTGTCAGCTTGAATAAAGCAAGACAACAGGTTCTTCAGCTGCTTGGCAGCAACGATTCCAACAATCATCAAGGCGGCGGCAATGCAAACGCAAATACCCCTACACTTGACAGCCTTGCCCGTGATTTAACGGCGATTGCACGTGAAGGAAGCCTGGATCCTGTAATCGGAAGAAGTAAAGAAATTCAACGCGTCATCGAAGTGTTAAGCCGACGTACGAAAAATAACCCGGTGCTGATCGGGGAGCCTGGTGTAGGTAAAACCGCCATTGCCGAAGGACTTGCACAGCAGATCATTGCCAATGAAGTACCGGAAATCCTTCGTGACAAACGTGTTATGACGCTTGATATGGGTACAGTTGTTGCCGGAACGAAATACCGCGGTGAGTTTGAAGACCGTCTTAAGAAAGTGATGGATGAAATCCGTCAGGCAGGAAACATCATTCTGTTTATCGACGAGCTTCATACCTTGATCGGTGCAGGCGGGGCAGAAGGGGCGATTGACGCTTCCAATATCCTAAAACCATCCCTTGCACGCGGTGAACTTCAATGTATCGGTGCGACTACGCTTGATGAGTATCGAAAATATATCGAAAAAGATGCCGCGCTTGAGCGCCGCTTCCAGCCTATTCAAGTGAATGAGCCGACTGCTGAAGAATCCATTCAGATTTTAAAAGGACTGCGTGATCGTTATGAAGCGCATCACCGTGTTTCGATCACGGATGAGGCAATCGATGCCGCGGTTAAATTATCCGACCGTTATATTTCAGACCGGTTCCTGCCGGATAAAGCAATTGATTTAATTGATGAGGCAGGTTCGAAAGTAAGACTGCGTTCATATACGACTCCTCCGAATTTGAAAGAGCTGGAATCAAGACTGGAGGAGATTCGCAAAGAGAAAGATGCAGCTGTTCAGAGTCAGGAATTTGAAAAGGCCGCATCTCTGCGTGATACAGAACAGAAGCTGCGCGAAGAGTTAGAAGAAACGAAAAACACTTGGAAAGAAAAGCAGGGTCAGGAAAATACAGAAGTAACCGTCGAAGATATTGCGACAGTCGTATCGAACTGGACGGGAGTGCCTGTGTCGAAACTTGCACAAACAGAAACAGACCGCCTGTTGAAACTGGAAGAAATCCTTCATTCCCGTGTAATCGGTCAGTCTGAAGCGGTAGTGGCTGTATCGAAGGCAGTCCGTCGTGCCCGTGCAGGATTGAAAGATCCTAAGCGTCCGATTGGTTCCTTCATTTTCTTAGGTCCGACTGGGGTAGGGAAGACAGAGCTTGCCCGTGCATTAGCTGAATCGATGTTTGGCGATGAGGAAGCAATGATCCGGATAGATATGTCTGAGTACATGGAAAAACACTCCACTTCACGGCTTGTCGGGTCGCCTCCAGGATATGTAGGATATGATGAAGGCGGACAGCTGACAGAAAAAGTACGACGGAAGCCATATTCCGTCATTCTGCTGGATGAGATCGAAAAGGCTCACCCTGACGTCTTCAATATCCTGCTGCAAGTTCTGGAAGACGGGCGTCTGACAGACTCTAAAGGAAGAACGGTAGACTTCAGGAATACCGTCCTCATCATGACGTCGAATGTCGGTGCACAATCACTTAAGAGCAATAAGTATGTCGGGTTCAACATCCAGGATGGAAAACAGGATTACAAGGATATGAAAGGAAAGGTCATGGAAGAGCTTAAGAGAGCATTCCGTCCAGAGTTCCTGAATCGTATCGACGAGATCATCGTTTTCCACTCATTAGAGAAAGATCATTTAAAAGAAATTGTCACGCTTATGTCTGATCAGCTTACGAAACGCTTGAAGGAGCAGGATATCCATATCGAACTTTCATCTGCCGCGAAAGAAAAGATTGCTGATGAAGGATTCGATCCGGAATACGGAGCACGTCCGCTGCGCCGCGCGATTCAAAAGCACGTTGAAGATAAACTGTCAGAAGAGCTGTTAAGAGGGAAAGTCCTGACAGGCCAAAGCATTGTAATCGATGTAGAGGATAAAGAATTTGTAGTGAAGGTAAAAGAAGAAGCTAATTCTACTACCTGA